Part of the Woronichinia naegeliana WA131 genome, TGAGGATAAGAGGCGATCGCTGTGTTAAATGTGGGGATAAGGGGCGATCGCATCGGAGTAAGAACTATAATAGGGAGTGACAACTTATCAAGTCCTTTTGTCAAACAAACCATGACTGACGACGAATTAAAACAACTGATTGCTTCCAACGCCAAGGCGATCGAGGCCCTAACTAGTGCCTTAACCCAAGAGCGGGAAGAACGCCAGAAAAAGGAACTTGCCTGGGAAAAGGATAGAAAAGGTGTATATGAATTACTGGGACGAGTAGCTAGGAGCCAATCGGATTTTTATGCAACCCAGTCCGACTTTTATCATCGCTTTGACCAAATTGATGAACGTCAGGCCAAGATGACTGAGATTTTGAACCGTTATCTTCCTCCTGAATCCCTATCGTAAAATATAGTTAAAGGCGATCGCGGTTTTAAAGGCGAGGATAAGAGGCGATCGCACCCTACCATTAAAACCATTGAAATTAATCTACAATGTAAAGCTGAAACCCATTGATGTGATTCACCAAGGCAACCTTGACTCCAACCCCCTCCTTGCAAGATAGCCATCTCCAACAGAGCCATACCAGCATCCAACAAGCTCTGAACTGGTTTGCTAGTCAACGTCGGCACTGGAATTATCCACCCAATCCTGAACTTCAAGCAGCAGTTCGCCAAGACCTACAGGCATTAAAGGCTGCTTTGGCCAAAATTGAACAACCCGTGATTCGCATTGCGACCTTTGGATTAGTCAGTCGGGGGAAATCAGCCGTAGTCAATGCCTTAATTGGTCAAAAAATTTTACCGACAGGCCCTTTGCATGGTGTCACCCAATGGCCCCAATCGATTCGTTGGCCCTCTGGAGATAAAGTACAAATTGAATTAATTGACACCCCGGGATTGGACGAAATTGCAGGAGAAGCCCGATCCCAAATGGCTCAGGAAGTAGCCTATCAAGCTGATTTAATTTTGTTTATCGTAGCAGGAGATATTACTCGTACTGAATATGATGCGCTCTGTGATCTGAAAAAAAGTTGTAAACCCCTATTATTAGTCTTTAATAAAATTGATCTTTATCCTGAGCAGGATCGGGAAACTATTTTTCAGCAATTACAACAATTAGGTCAAAATCATCAAAATCTGCCCATTTTTTCGGCGGATGATATTGTGCGAGTGGCCGCAGAACCACCGCCATTGCGAGTAAGATTAGAATTTCCTGATGCTCCCACTCAAGAAACTTGGGAAACGCCAGAGCCACAAATTGAAGAACTGCGCCAGAAAATTCTACAAATTCTTAATCAAGAAGGGCGATCGCTGTTAGCCATTAATGCCTTGGTACAAACCCAAAAAGCGGAGGAAAATATTGCTCGTAAAACCCTAGCCCTGCGTCAGGAAGAAGCCGATGCAATTATTTGGAAATATGCCCAATATAAAGCTCTAGCCGTTGCGGTCAATCCCATTGCGGTTTTAGATCTGTTGGGAGGCTTCGTTACCGATTTATTTTTGATTCGTGCCCTGGCGCGTCTCTATGGCCTACCGATTACCAGTTTTAAAGCAGGTCAACTTTGGCAGAAAATTTTGATTAGTTCTGGTGGTTTATTAGGGGCAGAATTGAGCAGTAGTTTAATCTTGGGACTGAGTAAAACCACTTCTTTACTGGAAAG contains:
- a CDS encoding GTP-binding protein; the protein is MTPTPSLQDSHLQQSHTSIQQALNWFASQRRHWNYPPNPELQAAVRQDLQALKAALAKIEQPVIRIATFGLVSRGKSAVVNALIGQKILPTGPLHGVTQWPQSIRWPSGDKVQIELIDTPGLDEIAGEARSQMAQEVAYQADLILFIVAGDITRTEYDALCDLKKSCKPLLLVFNKIDLYPEQDRETIFQQLQQLGQNHQNLPIFSADDIVRVAAEPPPLRVRLEFPDAPTQETWETPEPQIEELRQKILQILNQEGRSLLAINALVQTQKAEENIARKTLALRQEEADAIIWKYAQYKALAVAVNPIAVLDLLGGFVTDLFLIRALARLYGLPITSFKAGQLWQKILISSGGLLGAELSSSLILGLSKTTSLLESPGSFTTYASTAFLQGGIAGYSAYIIGQATKTYLAQGCSWGTWGASTVIAEILSQVDPQTFIYRVLQQERKNI